The proteins below come from a single Ruegeria sp. THAF33 genomic window:
- a CDS encoding S-methyl-5'-thioadenosine phosphorylase: MTQTKIAVIGGSGIYDIDGLENPEWVEVETPWGTPSDQILTGSLDGIDMAFLPRHGRGHVHSPTDVPYRANIDALKRLGVTDVISVSACGSFREHMAPGDFVIVDQFIDRTFARDKSFFGTGCVAHVSVAHPTCPRLSDACETAGKAAGITIHRGGTYLAMEGPQFSSLAESRMYREQWGCDVIGMTNMPEAKLAREAELCYASIAMVTDYDSWHPDHGEVDVSTIIATLTGNADKGRTLVKGLPSLLGAERAPCPHGCDRALEYAILTAPENRDPALLAKLDAVARRIL; this comes from the coding sequence GTGACCCAAACCAAGATAGCCGTCATCGGCGGATCAGGCATCTATGACATCGATGGGCTGGAAAACCCGGAGTGGGTAGAGGTTGAGACCCCTTGGGGAACGCCGTCAGACCAGATCCTGACAGGGTCGCTTGACGGTATCGATATGGCCTTTCTGCCACGTCATGGGCGCGGTCATGTGCATTCACCCACCGATGTACCTTATCGCGCCAATATCGATGCGCTGAAACGGTTGGGCGTGACGGACGTGATCTCGGTTTCGGCCTGCGGGTCGTTCCGCGAACATATGGCTCCGGGTGACTTCGTGATTGTCGATCAGTTCATCGATCGCACTTTTGCACGGGACAAGAGCTTTTTCGGAACCGGCTGCGTTGCCCATGTCAGTGTTGCTCATCCCACCTGCCCACGCCTGTCGGACGCATGCGAGACGGCAGGTAAGGCCGCCGGCATCACCATCCACCGGGGCGGCACCTATCTGGCGATGGAGGGCCCTCAGTTTTCCAGCCTTGCGGAATCCAGGATGTATCGCGAGCAATGGGGCTGTGACGTGATCGGCATGACCAACATGCCCGAGGCGAAACTCGCCCGCGAGGCCGAGCTGTGTTACGCGTCGATCGCGATGGTCACCGACTATGACAGCTGGCACCCGGACCATGGCGAGGTGGACGTGTCCACGATCATCGCCACCCTGACCGGCAATGCCGACAAGGGCCGCACACTAGTCAAGGGCCTGCCATCCCTTCTGGGGGCCGAACGAGCACCCTGCCCGCATGGCTGCGACCGGGCGCTGGAATACGCAATCCTGACCGCACCGGAAAACCGCGATCCGGCGCTTTTGGCCAAGTTGGATGCGGTGGCCAGGCGTATTCTGTAA
- a CDS encoding adenine phosphoribosyltransferase, which yields MSRNKSVKDYIRTIVDFPHEGIMFRDVTTLFADPRGFRMAIDQMLHPYAGERIDKVVGLEARGFILGGAIAHQLSVGFVPIRKKGKLPGTTISQDYKLEYGEAIVEIHDDAIQPGEKILVVDDLLATGGTAAAGIKLIERLGGEIVSCAFIIDLPELGGSKVLEEMGMDVHVLCEFEGL from the coding sequence ATGTCCAGAAACAAATCTGTCAAAGATTACATCCGAACCATAGTCGATTTCCCCCATGAAGGGATCATGTTTCGGGATGTGACAACCCTGTTTGCCGACCCCCGCGGGTTTCGGATGGCGATTGACCAGATGCTGCACCCCTATGCCGGTGAGCGGATCGACAAAGTGGTCGGGCTTGAAGCACGCGGGTTCATTCTGGGCGGTGCGATTGCGCATCAGTTGAGCGTCGGTTTTGTCCCGATCCGCAAGAAGGGCAAACTGCCCGGCACGACAATCAGTCAGGACTACAAGTTGGAATACGGAGAGGCGATCGTCGAGATTCATGACGATGCCATCCAACCCGGTGAAAAAATTCTGGTGGTTGACGATCTGCTGGCCACGGGCGGAACTGCCGCGGCGGGTATTAAGCTGATCGAACGGCTTGGGGGCGAAATCGTCTCGTGCGCCTTCATCATTGACCTGCCCGAACTTGGCGGCAGTAAAGTGTTGGAAGAGATGGGCATGGACGTGCATGTCCTGTGCGAATTCGAAGGACTCTGA
- a CDS encoding FAD-binding oxidoreductase, which translates to MSLNPADDSFAALIRSKLGDGVLRPVEERYLEEPRGRFSGRVGLLALPRNTDEVAQLVKMAAQAQVPIVPYGGGTGLVGGQVMSAGPAPLVISLERMTAIRSVFPTENVLVAEAGAILQDVQAAAEAVDRLFPLSLAAQGSCRIGGNLSTNAGGVNVLRYGNARDLCLGLEAVLPSGEIWHGLSRLRKDNTGYDLRNLLIGAEGTLGIITAASLKLFPRPAGVGTAVFQVASPEAAIDLLALARDKVGEAVSTFELIHRQGLDFLTEVLPDVRQPFASPPEWSVLIELGLADGHSPFAALEGLFVRAEELGQVQDGVIAQSEAQRADLWAVRERIPEANRLIGSVSSHDISIPISRIPDFICEGRKLIAGLGPFRINCFGHLGDGNLHYNVFPPKGRHRSEFDDQRGAIKQTVHDLVYAFDGSVSAEHGVGRLKTNDLERYGDPAKLGAMRAIKLALDPQGIMNPGAVLKG; encoded by the coding sequence ATGAGTTTGAACCCCGCTGATGACAGTTTTGCCGCGCTGATCCGTTCGAAACTGGGCGACGGGGTGCTGCGCCCCGTAGAAGAACGGTATTTGGAAGAACCGCGCGGGCGGTTTTCGGGACGGGTCGGTCTGTTGGCCTTGCCGCGCAACACCGATGAGGTGGCGCAGCTGGTAAAAATGGCTGCGCAGGCACAGGTTCCGATCGTTCCATATGGCGGCGGCACAGGCCTGGTCGGCGGGCAGGTGATGTCGGCGGGGCCTGCGCCGTTGGTGATTTCGTTGGAACGGATGACCGCCATCCGGTCTGTCTTTCCAACCGAAAACGTTCTGGTCGCCGAAGCCGGTGCCATTCTTCAAGATGTTCAGGCCGCAGCCGAGGCGGTAGACCGGTTGTTTCCTCTGTCATTGGCGGCACAAGGATCCTGCCGGATCGGGGGCAACCTGTCGACCAACGCAGGGGGCGTCAACGTTTTACGGTATGGCAACGCGCGCGACCTGTGCCTGGGGCTTGAGGCGGTGCTGCCCAGTGGTGAGATCTGGCACGGCCTCAGCCGGCTGCGAAAGGACAACACCGGCTATGACCTGCGCAACCTGCTGATCGGGGCTGAGGGGACGCTGGGGATCATCACTGCCGCATCGCTCAAGCTGTTCCCGCGACCTGCCGGTGTCGGGACGGCGGTGTTTCAGGTGGCTTCTCCCGAAGCGGCGATCGACCTGCTGGCTTTGGCGCGGGACAAGGTGGGTGAGGCCGTCAGTACGTTTGAGCTGATCCACCGGCAGGGGCTAGATTTCCTGACCGAGGTTCTGCCGGATGTCCGTCAACCGTTCGCCTCGCCGCCGGAGTGGAGCGTATTGATCGAGCTGGGTCTGGCTGACGGGCATTCACCATTTGCCGCATTGGAGGGACTCTTTGTTCGCGCTGAAGAGCTTGGTCAGGTTCAGGACGGAGTAATCGCCCAAAGTGAAGCGCAGCGGGCCGATTTGTGGGCGGTGCGTGAACGCATTCCCGAAGCCAATCGTTTGATCGGGTCAGTGTCGAGCCATGATATCTCGATCCCGATTTCCAGAATTCCCGATTTCATTTGCGAAGGCAGAAAATTGATTGCAGGCCTGGGGCCCTTCCGGATCAATTGCTTTGGCCATCTTGGTGACGGCAATCTGCATTACAACGTGTTCCCGCCCAAAGGGCGGCACCGATCGGAATTTGATGATCAAAGAGGCGCGATCAAGCAGACCGTCCATGATCTGGTTTACGCCTTCGACGGTTCGGTCAGTGCCGAACATGGGGTCGGGCGCCTCAAGACCAACGATTTGGAACGCTATGGCGATCCAGCCAAGCTGGGCGCGATGCGGGCTATCAAACTGGCATTGGACCCGCAGGGCATCATGAATCCCGGCGCGGTTCTGAAAGGGTGA
- a CDS encoding fasciclin domain-containing protein: MFRKFAAAGVASILFSTAAFADGHGKDIVDTAVAAGSFETLVAAVQAAELVDTLKGEGPFTVFAPTDDAFAALPDGTVENLLKPENKDQLVAILTYHVVPGKVMSGDLSDDMTAATVQGGDITIDLDSGVMVNDANVVQADIETKNGVIHVIDKVILPAS; this comes from the coding sequence ATGTTCCGCAAATTCGCCGCCGCCGGTGTCGCCTCGATCCTGTTCAGCACTGCTGCATTCGCCGATGGTCACGGCAAAGACATTGTCGACACAGCCGTCGCCGCTGGCAGCTTTGAAACACTCGTTGCGGCAGTTCAGGCCGCCGAACTGGTGGACACACTCAAAGGCGAAGGCCCGTTCACTGTGTTTGCCCCCACCGATGACGCGTTCGCGGCTTTGCCCGATGGCACCGTCGAAAACCTGCTGAAGCCCGAAAACAAGGATCAGCTGGTTGCCATTCTGACTTACCATGTCGTGCCGGGCAAAGTGATGTCAGGTGATCTGAGCGATGACATGACCGCTGCAACCGTACAAGGCGGCGACATCACGATCGATCTGGATTCGGGTGTGATGGTGAATGACGCCAACGTGGTTCAGGCCGACATCGAAACCAAGAACGGTGTGATCCATGTGATCGACAAAGTGATCCTGCCTGCCTCTTAA
- a CDS encoding LysE family translocator, whose protein sequence is MQLDLWLAFVAASTALLLIPGPTVLLVLSYALSKGRSVAVASATGVAVGDLVAMTASLLGLGALVLASATLFSVLKWVGAAYLVWLGVKLLRSAPDGGLSTVDTGRDVTPRSVFGHAAAVTALNPKSIAFFIAFVPQFLRPAEPLGPQFIILIATFVGLAWLNALAYALLADRLRRLIGRASVITAMTRFGGLTLIGMGMATAVLRRPA, encoded by the coding sequence ATGCAACTCGATCTCTGGCTGGCCTTTGTTGCTGCATCCACCGCCCTGCTGCTGATCCCGGGCCCGACGGTGTTGCTCGTTCTCAGCTATGCCCTGTCTAAGGGGCGCAGTGTCGCCGTCGCGTCCGCCACAGGTGTTGCGGTGGGCGATCTTGTGGCCATGACCGCATCTTTGCTGGGGCTTGGCGCGCTTGTTCTTGCATCGGCAACCCTGTTTTCCGTGCTGAAATGGGTCGGTGCAGCCTATCTGGTCTGGCTTGGGGTCAAACTGTTGCGCAGCGCACCAGACGGTGGATTGAGCACGGTCGACACCGGGCGGGATGTCACACCGCGCAGCGTATTCGGCCACGCAGCCGCCGTCACTGCCCTGAACCCGAAATCCATCGCCTTCTTCATTGCCTTTGTGCCGCAGTTCTTACGCCCTGCTGAACCGCTTGGACCTCAGTTCATCATCCTGATTGCCACGTTCGTCGGGCTGGCCTGGTTGAATGCGTTGGCCTACGCCCTGTTGGCAGACAGGTTGCGGCGGCTTATCGGTCGCGCCAGCGTGATCACTGCGATGACACGGTTTGGCGGGTTGACCTTGATCGGCATGGGCATGGCCACGGCGGTCCTACGCCGACCGGCCTGA